AGACAAAATCAATGTTGCAGAAACAGAAGATTGGATCATGAGTCATGGGCTGCAGTTAAGTGTTGGTTTCGGCGAGAAGAAGCCAGGCGAGCCAAGGCTAAGGTTGGATTATCGCTGGCATGATGACTACGAACGTGATGTTATCATGCAGCTAGAACTCCCATTCTAAACCTAGCGGTTCAACGACACCCGACGTGCTTTTTATGAGTCAAACATGTTGACCACGGTTGATGGTGCACTGGACATAGTGCGCTTTTCCTGCAGCTCAATCAGGATTTGAGGCTTTTCGGGGCGTGAGTAGAAATAGCCTTGGATCTGGTTACAGCCCATTTCATGCAACTTATCGAGTGCTTCTTTACTTTCCACACCCTCTGCGACTAGCTCAACGTTGAGCTGCTTAGCTAATTGAATAATGAGCCAGACCACGTGTTCAGAGGTTTCGTTACACAGCATATTACGAATGAAAGTGGCATCGATTTTGATACAATCGATCGGGTAACTGTGGATGTAATTCAAACTCGAATATCCGGTACCGAAGTCATCTAACGCCACTGTGAAACCGAGTACTCTAAGTTGGTTGAGTATGAATCTTACTTCGCTGGTGCGTGAGAGAAGCACGGTTTCTGTGAGTTCAATGGTAAACTCATTCGGCTTGAAACCATATTTGCTAATGGTTGAAGTGAGATGTGCCAGATAGCGATTGGTATCATTGAGTTCATGAGCCGAGCAATTGATGCCAAGTTTAACTTGATACCCTAAACCTTGTTCAAGCTCTTTTTCGCCTGGCAGGCGAGATCGATGATACGTTCTCCCAATTCTACAATGAGTCCAGACTGTTCAGCCGCTTCGATGAACTCTAAAGGCGAAATCATACCTAAAGTTTTGCTTTCCCAACGTGCTAAAATTTCGAAGTAGTCCCAGTTATCTTGATCACAATGCACAATTGGTTGGGCGAGCACGTAGATTTCACTGGGTTTCAGGTTGGCAGGTGACAATTCGTTACGAAGTGCATCTATCACCATGGTCCGTCGATAATATTGCGCGCTCAAATGAGTATCGTAGCACTGGACTTGAGAGTTTCTTGAACGCTTACAATCTTTGAGCGCGAGGCTAGCGTTAAGAATCAACTGATCGGCGGTCAGTCTATGATCCGTTTTTCTGGCAATACCAATACTGACGCTAATTTTAATATTGTGCGCCGAGTCTTTGTAACCCCCTCCAATTTGCTAAGAATACTCCGACATACTTCAAGCGGGTCACCGTTGTAGGTGATGAAGGCGAATTCGTCGCCAGCAATTCTAAACGCTAATTGTCTGTCTTGAATTGAGGACTCAATTGCGTTGGCGACAAACTTGATCACTTGATCGCCGATGTAATTGCCATACAAGTCATTGACGGATTTAAAGCTATCAATATCGACGTAAGCGAGTGTAAATCCATCCTTCCGCTCTTCAGATAGTCGTTCTAGTTTGTCTGACAAGAAACTGCGGTTAAGTAAACCAGTGAGATTATCATGAGAGACTTCGTAACTCAGCTGATTGACCAAACTCTCAGAGCGGGCAGCAAGCCATTTAGATCTCAAGCTATGTACTACCACGTTAGCAAATAACTTGTGGTAGTAAATGAGTGCGTCACTATCTTCGATAGGGGTTTTGAACGTAGACAGTAGTACACCGAGCACATCTCCAGAGCGAGTTCTTATTGGCACCCCCAAGTAAGCTTTTATTTGGTGCTGTATGAGGTAAGGGTCTTGCGGGTATTCTTGATCAACCTTGTTATCGTAAAGAATGTAATCGCGGTCCGACTTTCTGACATGCTCACAAGGTGTGCCCCGCAGGGCATAGGAGATAGGCTGGCCTAACGTGTTGTTGCACGCATGGGACAAGGTTTGCGCATTTGAATTGAACTTATCAATTTCAATAATGCAGGTGCAAAAGGACTCAAAGTGTTTGTGTAGTACAAGCGTGACCTTGTCGAGTAACGCAGGCCCATCGAGTTGAAGCGTTTTGTTCACCACATCTAAATCCATCGATGTGGTTTGTTGTTGTAACCTAGCCATTTGAGTAACCTACCTTGCCGTGACTTTAATCACTTATTTGTTGGTATTGGTTCAATCAAAATATGGTACAGATCTCATAATAATTCAAATCACCTCAGCCACTTTTTTAGATTAATGTTCCTGCATTTGTTCTCTCGCTAAACGCTGTTTCAGATAGTCCAAGAATAATTTCGTTCGGGTGTGTTGATAGTCAAGCTTCGGATAATAGGCGTAAACTGTTGCTTCATCAGCGGTTATTCGGGGCAAAATACGCTTTAATGTGCCGGATCTGATTTCATCTTTGATCATGACATCATTGGAGATCAAAATACCCATAGCATTTTTTGCTGCATAGAACAGTGCTTCTGGATTGGTGGTGGCGAGGTTGCCTGAAAGGACAATTTTTTTTCCGTTGGTCAGGGTGATTTCGCGTTGTGGACGTTCACCCCATATTAACGCGTTGTGCTGTGTCAGCTCGTCAATGGTTTTAGGTTCGCCATATTTTTCTAAATAGTCTGGGGACGCGTAGAATCCTGCCTTGTGTTCGAATAGGGCAGATGCCTTAAAGCTAAGTGAATTCAACTGCTCAATTTCTCGACTGATAAACAGATCCAAACTAAGTTCAGGCAGCTGACCTGGTGTGGTGGTGATGAGCTGGATTCGAATTTCCGGGTACATTTGTAAAAAGTCATCGAGGTATTGGACCAAAAACTTAGAGCCGACCGCAATGGTTGCGCCAATCTTGAGTAGCCCGGCGGGTGTCTGATTAACCGAGCGGGTTTCATCGACAATGGATTGCCAGCCTTCGAGCTGAACTTTTGCACGTTCATAGAATAGGGCCCCTGCTTCAGTTTGAGTCACGGTACGTGTCGTGCGTTTCAGTAACTGCACCCCAATGCGTTCTTCGAGCCAATGAACCCGCTTACTGATCGCCGAGCTGGTGGTATTCATCTTTCTTGCGGCGCCGTTGAAACTGCCCTCATCGACCACTCGAATGTAACTTTGAACACTTTGAATCCAATCCATCCTTCCCCCAATTGATTCTTTATAGGAACTAATTAGTTTCCAATTGAGGATATTATCATTCATTAGCATCGAATTTAAACTCAATTGCATAAAGAATAAACGAGGTGATGTTATGAAGAGAACGCCGATTCTGCTGGCGATGATGATAATTGCAACGGGTCAGGTAGGTGTGAGCATCTATCTACCATCATTACCCATGATCAGTGAGACGCTTCAGGTTAACCAAGCTGATGTCCAACTTCTCGTCACTTTGTTTCTAGTTGGCTTTGGTGTTTCACAGCTGTTTTATGGCCCACTGTCGGATGCGATTGGACGTCGTCCGGTATTTCTTCTTGGCCAAGGGATATATCTGATCGGGACGGTGATTTGTTTGCTGTTTTCTCATCACTTATGGATATTGGCGTTGGGTCGTCTTCTGCAAGGTCTCGGGGCGGGAAGTGCTTCGGTATTAGGCCGAAGTGTGCTTCGTGACTGCTACGATGGCGCAGAGCTGACCAAAGCCCTCTCTTATGTGTCTGTTACGGCCTCAATTATGCCCGTGATCGCGCCTGTCTTTGGTGGCTGGGCAGCATTCTATCTGGGTTGGGAAGCCGTGTTTATGTTTGTTTTCATCTACTTGGCTGCCATTTTTACACTGGGTTACTTTATCTTGCCAGAGACCATGAACTACGGTCGAACCTCATTCAAGGTAGGTCAAGTAGTCAAAAACTATGGAGAATTGATCACCAACAAACAAGTATTGAGTAGCGCAAGCTACAACTGGATTACTTACCTTGCTTGTATGGTTTCCTTGTCTGTAATGCCTTTCATGTTACAGCATGAATTGGGCTTAACGGCTGCCGAATATGGTTCGGTCATGGTGATACCGTCCGCGGGGCTATTGATTGGTACGCTGGCTCTGAATGTACTCAATCGCTATTTGAACGCGCAACAACTGATGGTCTTAGCGATAGCGATCATGATGGCGTCTGGTACTTGGCTGGTAGTGACAGGTTTGACCCTGTTTAACATCATCTGGGCCTTTACCTGGATGACCATTGCGCAGGGCTTGTCTTTCCCTCTCTCAATTAGCATGTTGCTTGCGCCACATAAACGGCAAGCGGGATCAGTCTCTGCCTTGTCGGGGGCTATTCAGATGTGCTTGGCTGGTGTGTTGGGGGGATACTTGGTTGAAAACTGGATAGAGAGCCAATTAGCGTTAGGCATGTTCTATCTGATCTCTGCGAGCCTAATGGCAATGGTACTGTATTCAAGCCGTGTGAGACGCGCTGTAGGCCAAGAGTTTGCTTGAAAGGTGTTAGGTGGCTGATACAATGCGCCTCAATGATTGAAATGACGATCTGAGAGGTCGACGATGGAACATAAACAATTCGAAGAGTTAGTCACTGCGCTTTGTGCAAAAGAGAACTTACCGCAAGCACTTGAAGTGTTGAAACAACATGAAAATGAAGAAGTTGCTGAGGCAGCGCAGTCTCTAACGGGTCAGTTTGCTTTGGCAGAAGTTGACGGTGAACAACGCATTTACCATGTGACGATGCAAGAAAACGATCACGGTGAAGAGCAAGAATACGTTGAGCATGTGATGAATGAAGGCGATGACGTGATTCGATTTGTAGCTTGGTTCTTTGAAGTGATGTTTGATGTGAAGCGCAAAGATACCTATCAGGCAGCAGGTAAAACATACCAACAACCAAAACGCGCAAAATAGTCGAGTTTACGTTTTCTATAAAAACAAAGCCCCATATTTTGGGGCTTTGTTTCTTTTTAACCAACGGAGCTTTGGTTGTTGTCCATGGTTACCACGTTATCGGGCACATTACTTAAGCCTTTTTCTGCTAGCCAAGCTTGCAGGTTATCTGCGCCACCAATGTAATGACCATCAAGCCATATCTGAGGTACAGTCACTGGTGTTTTTTCACCAATGATGGCCTTGACCTCTGGTATCATTCGGTACAGCGCTGCACTGTCTTTGACAACATCATGGTATTGATATTCTACCCCCGCATCGTCAAGCAATTTCTTTGCTTTCACACAGTAAGGGCAGGTCGCTTTGCCGTAAACAATGTTGCCTTTCAACGTATCACGCTTGGTCCATTCCTGAATGATCGATTGGACCAAAACACCGCGGTTTAAGGCTTCACCTTGACTGACAACTTTGCCTTCTACCATCAGAATCGGTGCATGCCACGCACCCACTTTCAGAGGTTCCCACCAATGAGAGAGCCAATCTTTTACTTCCAATTCTACAGGGATACCCGCTAACTCATTCTCAAATGTATCTTTAAGAATGTCTTTTGTTAGTGTGCACTCACCACATGGAATTTTCACACTGAACGGCCCCCAACTGCCGCCCCAGCGATAGAGTGTTAATTTGATTGGATCTGTCATAGAGCTCTCTCCCATAGTTACCTTTAGTTAATAGAACGGTAATGGCGGATATTTATTTCATTTGGCGAGATTTTTTTGATTCCCAATGTGTAATAAAAGCAACAGATACGATAATAATCGCCGCGCCCAGCCATAATCGACCAGGTGGCACCCAACTGAATACGATCCACCCCGCCAGTACATTTAATGGTAATTTGGCATGATCAAAGGGTTGAACAAACGATGCATCTGCAACCGAGTATGCTTTCACAATAGCCCATTGAGCTAATGCTGTCAGTACGCCTGCGGCGAACAACACCATCCAGATGGTGCCGCCTACAGGGGTTTGCCAGTCAGGAATAGCGAGTAAGATGTTGAATGGGGTGATGAGGATCAGGAGATATACCACCATAGTGGATGGAGAATCATCAGAAGAGAGCTTTTTAACCATTAAGGAATAACAAGCCCAAAAGAAAGCGGCGCCTACGGGGAGTAGTGCTGCCCAACTGAAGTCATCGGCCCAAGGTTCCAGAATGATCATAGCACCGATAAATCCGGACAGCGTGGCTCCCCATCGTGCGATACCCACTTTTTCCTTAAGGAACAACCCTGAACCAACCGTTGCGAAAAGTGGTGACGTCATCAGTAGGGCTATTCCTTGCCAGATTGGCACCGGATAAGCCAGAGCCCATAACCAGAGTTGAATTCCGATTACAGAAAGAAATACCCGGAAGATGTGCATTCCGAGATGTTGAGTACGCAGAGAATGTCGAATGCCCAATGTTTTTAAATAGGGCAGAATGACAACCAGAGCGATCGCATATTGGATCAATGCGACAGTCGTGGAAGATAAGCCGAAATTAATACTGGCGACCTGAGCGAGGCTGTTAACCAAGGCAAAGGCTAAACCAGCCGTAAGCATCCAGCTTGCGCCTTGTATAGGGTGATGGGGTCTTGAAGCCATAATCGTCGTGGTAGAAAAATAGTAGGCTGAATCATACGATGTTCTTGGTAGTACGTCATCTATCTATCTTGTTGTACTTCATCAAAAAAACTGAAGAAACAGCCTGCTTCCTTTTACGGTATTGCGACGCCAGCGATGACGGGCTAGTGGGTTTTAGGTTTATTGAGCAGGTAAACCGAAATTACAACCAAAGTCATTCCCATAGCGTGCCAAACAGTAAATGCTTCCCCTAATACGAGTACTGCAGATATCGCAGTGATCGCAGGGCCAATATTACTGGTTAGGCTCAATTGAGTCGGTGTTAAGCGCGCCATCGCGGCCGCAATCAAATAGGAAGGAACAACCGTACAAAAAATACCTAATGTAACGCCGATGGTAATAAGCTCTGAGCTCCAACTGTAGATTTCTGCCTGACTTAATAGCAGGTGAATGACGATTGCGACTCCGGCACTTCCCATGCCAATGCTCGTGAACAGAGAGCTACCCATTCTTGAGATGAGCGGCTTACTCCACACAAGATAAAAGGCGAACACTAAGGCTGACATGATGGCGAGACCGCTGCCGAATAAAACAGAGCTGCCAAGGGTGTTAAAGTCATGGACAAAGATCAAAGAGATACCAATATAGCCAAGCAATGTGGTCACAATGACCCGACGGCTTGGGACCTGCCGATACAGAGCCCAACTAATGAGCACGACAAAAGTGGGGAACAAGAAAATCAGTAGTCGCTCTAATTGAGCAGAGATGAACTCCAATGAGGCGATATCCAGATAGCTGGCGATGTAGTAGCCCATGATACCGATAGCTGCGGCTGTAAGACCATGTTGCTTGGCCTTGGTACGATTGTCTGGTGTGCGACACAAATACACCAACATGGCCAGATAAAGAGGCAGAGAGCTGAATGCACGTAGCGTCATGATAGAAGTTGCATCACCACCGTATTGGTAGGCGATCTTGATAAGTACAGGTTTAATGGAGAAGAGTAGACAACCCGCTAGAGCCAGCAATAGGCCAACTTGAGTTGAGCGAAAAGCAGGAGGTCGAATCGTCTGGGTGTTTTCGGTCATTATTCTCGTATCCTTTATTGAGAGTTGGGCTACGAGAAGAATTAGGCTGGCTACGTTTTCTCGTAGCCAGGCACAGGTTTACCTACCGGCTACAGGCAATGAGAAGGAGCCAAAGGTAAGTAAACGAAATTTGCATCAGAGATATTCCTTAGTGATGAAAAACCAGATTAACCAGCATAGTGAGGAAAGGCAATCAGTTTTATCGCTCAAGATTGGCTTCAATCTGCCTCAGTGCTTTTTGATACATGTGCCATGCACAGATACCAGCTAATAGGTTACCAACCATAGAACCCCAAAATAGCCCTTCTATTCCGCCAAGATGTGCACCCAGCCATAGACAAGGCAAGAAGAACGCGAATAGACGCAGCGCTGACATGGTTAAGGCTGTGTAGGATTTACCCAATGCATTGGCAATGGATACCATTAGCATGCAGATGCCTAGTGGTCCGAGGCTGACAGGGACAATCAATAAGTGCCAGATTAAAATCTCAGTGACTTGAGATTCACTGGTCATCAATGAAGCTAGCCAATCTGCTGATAGCCAGGTAATAGCAGCAATCAGGAGTTGAAGTCCAATCACAAACTGGCTGGCGATGACGACGAGTCGGCGTATATCCGTGATGTTTTTCGCCCCTAATAATCGACCGACCATGGGTGGCATAGACATTGTCAGCGCAAGCACTGAGACGATAGCAAAAAACTCGAACCTTGATCCCAACGCCCAAGCAGCGACTGCGGCAGTGCCAAACCCTGCAAGTAATTTGGTGGCTAACATCGAAGACAAAGGTGGTAGCAACTGGCTGATCATCGCTGGCCCCATGATATTACCAATCGACTTAACACTTTGCGCGATGTTGAGATCATGCCAGTCAAAGCTCATCCAATGTTTGCGTGTGACCTTAGGCGCAACGATCAGGATACCGATACCAAAGGCGACAATGGTGGCTATAGCGGCACCGTTCAACCCGAGATCCAAAGTAAAAATGAAAAAGGGATCTAGGACTAGGTTAAGTACACTGGTGACCATCATCATTGTGCCTGGCAGCATAGTATTACCATTGGCTCGACAAACACTGTAAAGGAAATAGAGTAGAGCACCTGTCCAAGCGCTGATCAGCCAGTAGATCCAGTAGCTGTCAATCACAGGAAACAGGGTTTCTGGAGCACTGAGTAACTGTAGGATAGGGACTCGAATAAGGTAAATAAACACAGAGATAACCGCAACACCAATGGTCCCCATGGCAATCACTAACCCGCCAAGCTGGTGGGCAAAGCGTGTGTTGTTAGCCCCAATAGCCTTGGCGATTACGGCGGTTGTTGCGATGCCTAATCCGACTTGAATACCGATGATGATCATCTGAATAGGCAAGGTAAAACCTTGTGCTGCAAGCGGCAGTACGCCAAGCTGGCCGATGAAAGCACTGTCGACCAACTGAAAGCTCATCAAAGACAGGACACCAAATAGCATTGGCCATGTCATTTTGAACAGCTGTTGACCCAGTGATGGGGAGTTTTCAATGTTTGTAGCAGTCATATCGTTCAATCATTCTGTAAAAGAAAAACCGAGGCAGTGCCCCGGTCTCAACTTATTCTTCCTTGAACTCTTCAGCATAACCTTTGGGTGGCGGTGTCCAGCCTCGCTCACCACCCTCATGTTTGTCTGAGCGATCGGTATTCATCGCCAGTTTTATTTGCTCTTCGAGGTGCATAAAGAGTTTTCGGTAGTTGTTATCAAATCGTTCGCCTTCAGAGTCATCTTCCCAAGCCTGATAAAGCATGTCGGATTTCTTGTCTTCAATTCGGCGATACGCAGTTCGTTGTTGCTCTACATGAAATGGGTGGTATCCCAGAGATTTCAAGGCCTGTGCTCCAAGTTCAAGCGCAGAATGGTAAGTCTCTGACTCGATAATGTCAGCGCCAGCCTGTCGTAATAGGTAGCCATGACCTCGATCGAAGGCACGAACCAACACTTTGACCTTTGGATACGTATGTTTGACGTACTTGGTCAGCTCAACGCTGGTTTCAGGGTTATCAATGGCTATAACCAGCATAGAAGCTTCTTCAATACCAGCTGTGTGAAGTAAATCGGGCCGAGTGGCATCACCAAAGTAAGCTTTAGTGTCGATTCGTCGTACGACATCCACTTGAGCAGCCTGATGGTCAAGCACCACAGTTTTGACCCCATTAGCGACAAGTAATCGATTTACAATTTGTCCAAAGCGGCCGATACCCGCGATGATGACGGTGCCCTTTTCTTCAATTTGATCGGCTTCACGGTCATTCGACTCAAGCTCAAATCTTGGCAAGATGACTTTATCAAACAGGATAAATAAACCCGGAGTTAGGAACATCGATAGGGCGACCACCAGTGACAGAGTTTGAGCAATATCTTGTGGAATGACATGATTCTGCACCGTAAAGCTAAGCAAGACGAAACCGAATTCGCCCGCTTGGGCCAAGCTGAGTGTAAACAGCCACTTGTTGCTGTTTTTTATACGGAATATCAGCGCTAACACGTAAAGAATGGTCGCTTTGAGCAACATTACGCCCAGTGTTAAACCGATGATAAGTGCAAAGTCGTCGAACAGGATACCAAAATTGATGCCAGCCCCAACGGTGATGAAGAACAGGCCAAGCAATAAGCCCTTAAACGGATCGATGTTGGACTCAAGCTCGTGGCGAAATTCGCTGTTTGCCAGAACAACGCCTGCAAGGAAAGTCCCGAGTGCAGGGGACAAACCAACTAAGCTCATCAGCGCCGCGATACCGACAACTAACATTAATGCCGTAGCGGTAAAAATTTCACGAAGCCCTGAACTGGCGACGAAACGAAACAGTGGACGACTTAAATAATGTCCTCCAACGACCAGACCAATAACAGAGCCAATAATCACCAAGGCATACGCCCAACCCGGTAGACCTGCGACTAAACTGAGCTCATCATGGTGATCGGCTGCACTGCTGACCGCCGCCTGAGCTTGTTCCACCAACTCGGGGAGTGCCAATAGTGGGATAAACGCCAGCATGGGAATGACGGCGATGTCTTGGAACAGCAATACCGAGAAGGCATTCTGTCCTCCCTCTGTTTTGTTGAGGCCCTTTTCATTAAAGGTCTGTAGTACGATAGCTGTTGAAGAAAGTGCGAAGATCAAACCAATTGCAAGGGCAATAGTCCATGGTTGGTCAAACAGTAAAGCGACACCCATGATGACCGCTGTGGTTCCCCCGACTTGTAATCCTCCTAAGCCAAGCAAGCGATTTCTCATTGACCAGAGCATCTTTGGCTCTAACTCAAGGCCGACCAAAAACAGCATCATCACAACACCAAATTCAGCAAAATGCTGGATGGTGGTTGTTTCTTCTCCAACTAAACCTATGATCGGTCCAATGACGACGCCTGCAATTAAATAACCGAGTACAGAACCGAGCCCAAGTCGCTTTGCAATAGGAACAGCGATGACAGCGGCAACAAGATAGATAAATGCCTGTAGGAAATAACCGGTCATTGTAAACCTCCTACAATGATTTCATCCAAACAGTGGCAGAGTTTTTCGACTTTTGCCGCTTTGTCGTAATCGACTCTATCTTCAACCAATGCCGATAGCAGTGTTTGCCAAGCCTCAACATGTGTTTTGATACGACCGTCTTCTTTCGCGGTACGAGCACCAAACAGAGCGAATGGAGCAAGGTATTCCATACCTGTCAGTGTCGCCATTTGTTCAAGAGGTTGGAGTAATTCACGTATGGTGAAGTGGTTGTAGCCTTCTGTCTGATACGCTTCTTCTTGACCACCTGCAGTGAGGGCACAAAGAAACTTTTTACCGTGTAATGCAGTGCCATCGTGGCCATAAGCAAAGCCGTACTCCAATACCAAGTCTTGCCACTCTTTTAAAATTGAAGGTGTTGAATACCAGTAAAGTGGGAATTGAAATACGATGACATCGTGGTCGATTAGGCGTTGTTGCTCACGATCGATGTTGATGTTGTAGGTCGGGTATTCGTAATACAGATCAACCGCTGTAACCCCTTCGACTGCATGACAGGCTTTAAACAGTGGTTGGTTAACTTCAGAGCGTCGCTGAGAGGGGGTGGGCATAGAGGACTAAAACTTTATTCTTTGACATTATCCAGTTCGCAGATCTTAGGTTTAGAACTTTATTGTTGCACACAGATCAGCTTTTAACCATTGGTTACTTTCTGCTAAGTCATGAAATAGTTTCAGTTTTTTTGTTGATAAAAAGTTGAGAACAAGTCCAATAGGTCGCAGAGATGATTCACGGTCAATGAAGCATGTTGAGTAAATGTACTCGGTTTACCATGAGTCACGAGACAAGACGGCATACACGCGTTGCTTGCTGCCTCTAGGTCATAGACATAATCACCTACGTAGAGAATCTGTTGCGGATCCAATTGCCACTCTTTTGCGAGTGCTAGAAGTGAATCTGGAGCCGGTTTAGGTGGGAAGTGTTCGCGACTGATGATACGAGAAATATTAAGCTGATTGTGAGCAACCTTGCGCTGAGAAGCTTGTTGGCAGTTGCGAGTGATGATCGCGGTGTGAAGTTGCTGTTTGGCGATGAAGTCAAGTAACTCATGACAGCCGGGCATGGGCGAGGAATGATCCGCATCATCCAGCTCGTGTTGAAGGACTAACTGTTTGGCTCTTAGAGCAGATTGAGTGCACTCCAGCTCATCGATAAAAGTCAACAAGTCGACGTCCTTGGGACAGCCGACTTGTGTTCGTAACCATTGAAAGTCCAAGTCTGAGCTGACTAACGTATTGTCCAGATCAAAGACGATCGCTTTAATCTCGGTAATTTCCAGCACAACAACATCCATGAACTTTTCCTTAGCGTAATTTAGGCGAACTCTTGCTCCAAGTAAGCCACAATATCAGAAGACTCGTACAGCCATTCTACTTTGCCTGCTTTCTCGATTCTCAGACATGGCACTTTGATTTTGCCACCGCCAGCTTCGAGTTCAGAACGGTGTGCCTGATTTGTTTTAGCATCGCGCAATTCAATATTGACGGATTGACGCTTCATAGCACGACGAACTTTGACGCAAAATGGGCACGCCTCAAACTGATACAGGGCAAGAGACTGAGCTTTTTCATTGACCGCCTGCTGGTCTTCTTGCGTACGCTTCACGCCTTTTGGTGAGAAGACAAAGTTAAGCAACAGGATAACACGGCCAAGGAACCAACGGATGAACTTCATAATCTTCCTTTCAAAAACAACAAATTGAGCGACTTTAATGTGGGTTTTCTCCCACTTTTGTATCTCGAATAATGAGTGTTGGCATTGTAACCAAGTTCCCTGTTAATTAGTACTTATCTTGTGCTGCTTAGTGACAGTAATACCTAATCGTTTTGCCAACCTGGTCAGATTTGCCCGGTCGGTTTTTAGCTGTCTGGCCGCTTTCGCCCAGTTAAATTCTGCTTCGGTTAACGCAAGTGTAATGAGTTCTCGCTGAAAAGCTTCTGTCGACTCGCGTAGCCCCTGAGTTCCATTTATCGCTTCAATCTGCCTTGCAGGGCTTGGTATCGCCACCGAGTTTTCAGTGGGCAGAGAATGGAGCTCACCGATATCGTCAATGGATACGGTGATCAACTTGCCACTGTTGCCCTTTGCTC
This DNA window, taken from Vibrio neptunius, encodes the following:
- a CDS encoding glutathione S-transferase N-terminal domain-containing protein, coding for MKFIRWFLGRVILLLNFVFSPKGVKRTQEDQQAVNEKAQSLALYQFEACPFCVKVRRAMKRQSVNIELRDAKTNQAHRSELEAGGGKIKVPCLRIEKAGKVEWLYESSDIVAYLEQEFA
- a CDS encoding HAD family hydrolase, whose product is MDVVVLEITEIKAIVFDLDNTLVSSDLDFQWLRTQVGCPKDVDLLTFIDELECTQSALRAKQLVLQHELDDADHSSPMPGCHELLDFIAKQQLHTAIITRNCQQASQRKVAHNQLNISRIISREHFPPKPAPDSLLALAKEWQLDPQQILYVGDYVYDLEAASNACMPSCLVTHGKPSTFTQHASLTVNHLCDLLDLFSTFYQQKN